The Paracoccus liaowanqingii genome window below encodes:
- a CDS encoding ABC transporter permease, whose translation MAMSELNRRRLRNFRRNGRAFWSLIIFSVLFVAAMFAEIVANDKPIVVSYQGELYWPAYNFYPETAFGGDFGTEAIYRDPAVQCLIVSGGREACWDDPEGLIEAVETGASDVPEAEQGWMIWPPIPYHYRTINNVGTAPSAPDGNHWLGTDDTARDVLARVIYGFRTSILFTLIVTVVASTIGIAAGAVQGYFGGRTDLVFQRVLEIWASTPGLYVIIILFAILGRSFWLLVFVTILFGWPALVGVVRAEFLRARNFEYVRAARALGVSDRKIMFRHILPNAMVATLTMLPFVVTGTISGLAALDYLGYGLPAGSASLGEMALQAKQNLQAPWLAFTSFFTFAIMLSLLVFIFEGVRDAFDPRKTFR comes from the coding sequence ATGGCCATGTCGGAACTGAACCGCCGCCGCTTGCGCAACTTCCGCCGGAACGGCCGCGCCTTCTGGTCGCTGATCATCTTCTCGGTGCTGTTCGTGGCGGCGATGTTCGCCGAGATCGTGGCCAACGACAAGCCGATCGTCGTCAGCTATCAGGGCGAGCTGTACTGGCCCGCCTACAACTTCTATCCCGAGACGGCCTTCGGCGGCGATTTCGGGACCGAGGCGATCTATCGCGATCCGGCGGTGCAATGCCTGATCGTCAGCGGCGGGCGCGAGGCCTGCTGGGACGATCCCGAGGGGCTGATCGAGGCCGTCGAGACCGGCGCCAGCGACGTGCCCGAGGCCGAGCAGGGCTGGATGATCTGGCCGCCGATCCCCTATCACTACCGCACCATCAACAATGTGGGCACCGCGCCGAGCGCGCCGGACGGCAATCACTGGCTTGGCACGGATGACACCGCGCGCGACGTGCTGGCGCGGGTGATCTACGGGTTCCGGACCTCGATCCTCTTCACGCTGATCGTGACGGTGGTGGCCTCGACCATCGGGATCGCGGCGGGGGCGGTGCAGGGCTATTTCGGCGGGCGGACGGATCTGGTGTTCCAGCGGGTGCTGGAGATCTGGGCGTCGACGCCGGGGCTTTACGTCATCATCATCCTGTTCGCGATCCTGGGGCGCAGCTTCTGGCTGCTGGTCTTCGTCACCATCCTGTTCGGATGGCCCGCGCTGGTGGGCGTGGTGCGGGCCGAGTTCCTGCGGGCGCGGAACTTCGAGTATGTCCGGGCCGCGCGTGCGCTCGGCGTCAGCGACCGCAAGATCATGTTCCGCCACATCCTGCCCAATGCGATGGTCGCCACGCTGACCATGCTGCCCTTCGTCGTGACCGGCACGATCAGCGGGCTGGCCGCGCTGGACTATCTGGGCTACGGCCTGCCCGCCGGGTCGGCCTCCCTGGGCGAGATGGCGCTGCAGGCCAAACAGAACCTGCAGGCGCCCTGGCTGGCCTTCACCTCGTTCTTCACCTTCGCGATCATGCTGTCGCTGCTGGTGTTCATCTTCGAGGGCGTGCGCGACGCCTTCGATCCGCGAAAGACCTTTCGATGA
- a CDS encoding microcin C ABC transporter permease YejB: protein MGAYILRRMLLIIPTLIGIMLVNFTLTQFVPGGPIEQIAAQMRGEGDVMGNLAGASADSSQQLTTEYEGARGLPPEFIAQLEQEFGFDKPPVERFFSMLWNYLRFDFGTSWFRSVSVVDLVIEKMPVSITLGLWSTVIAYVISIPLGIRKAMRDGSRFDTWTSGVIIMAYAIPAFLFAVLLMVLFAGGSYWQIFPLRGLTSDNFADLSAWGKVKDYAWHAFLPVMAATISSFATLTLLTKNSFLDEINKQYVMTARAKGLAERRVLYGHVFRNAMLIVIAGFPAMFLGVFFGSSILIETIFSLDGLGRLGFEAAVQRDYPVIFGTLYVFGLMSLVVGILSDMMYVFVDPRIDFEKRAG from the coding sequence ATGGGCGCCTATATTCTGCGGCGGATGCTGCTGATCATCCCGACGCTGATCGGCATCATGCTGGTCAATTTCACCCTCACCCAGTTCGTTCCCGGCGGCCCCATCGAACAGATCGCCGCCCAGATGCGAGGCGAGGGCGACGTGATGGGCAACCTGGCCGGCGCCAGCGCCGACAGCTCGCAGCAGCTGACCACCGAATACGAGGGCGCGCGCGGTCTGCCGCCCGAGTTCATCGCGCAGCTGGAGCAGGAGTTCGGCTTTGACAAGCCGCCGGTCGAGCGGTTCTTCTCGATGTTGTGGAACTACCTGCGCTTCGATTTCGGGACCTCGTGGTTCCGGTCGGTCAGCGTGGTGGATCTGGTGATCGAGAAGATGCCGGTGTCGATCACGCTGGGGCTGTGGTCGACGGTGATCGCCTATGTGATCTCGATCCCGCTGGGGATCCGCAAGGCGATGCGGGACGGGTCGCGCTTCGACACCTGGACCTCGGGCGTGATCATCATGGCCTATGCGATCCCGGCCTTCCTGTTCGCGGTGCTGCTGATGGTGCTGTTCGCGGGCGGCAGCTATTGGCAGATCTTTCCGCTGCGGGGCCTGACAAGCGACAACTTCGCGGACCTCTCGGCCTGGGGGAAGGTCAAGGACTATGCCTGGCACGCCTTCCTGCCGGTGATGGCCGCGACGATCAGCAGCTTTGCCACCCTGACCCTGCTGACCAAGAACAGCTTTCTGGACGAGATCAACAAGCAATACGTGATGACCGCCCGCGCCAAGGGCCTGGCCGAGCGGCGGGTGCTGTACGGGCATGTCTTCCGCAACGCGATGCTGATCGTCATCGCGGGCTTTCCGGCGATGTTCCTGGGCGTGTTCTTCGGGTCCTCGATCCTGATCGAGACGATCTTCTCGCTGGACGGGCTGGGGCGTCTGGGCTTCGAGGCGGCGGTGCAGCGGGATTATCCGGTGATCTTCGGCACGCTTTACGTCTTTGGCTTGATGAGCCTGGTGGTCGGGATCCTGTCGGACATGATGTATGTCTTCGTCGATCCGCGCATCGACTTCGAGAAGAGGGCCGGCTGA
- a CDS encoding extracellular solute-binding protein codes for MRPTAPAAALLAALTAALPAAAQEVQTAEGVITSHGISTFEDVPMPADYPNLAYVNPDAPKGGELSQHGIGTFDSYNPFTFRGRATAPSTMMLERLMEPVLDDPHARYCLLCETIEYPESRDWVIFNLRPEARFSDGTPLTAHDVLFTYQTLIEKGFPSYAEAIKRMVASAEVLDDHRIRFDFTPEAPRRDSIGQMGAQIVFSQADFEANDRDLTQTSNVPFLGSGPYMFDRADFGRSITMRRNPDYWGRDLPIKQGRHNFDLLRFEYFSDFDAAFEAFKAGIYTFRVEPSEQIWSTGYDFPAFTAGAVVKEEIPDGVVATGDAWVFNLRQPKFQDIRVREAIGLMFNFEWSNDALFYGMNTRLDSFWDNSDLKAEGPPSPEELALLTPVAGDLPETVLTDDAVTSPASGERQLDRANSRRAAQLLDEAGWTTGSDGMRRNEAGQTLQVQFLDHNQSFDRIVNPFVENLRAIGVDAVLTRVDPSELTTRTRSHDFDIVRESLGNGYSVGGGTSQAFGSEFKDDVFNPMGLANPAIDALIENASAAVTDAENRVGIAALDRALRSLRFWIPQWYRPYHTVAYWDVYDRPETLPPYGLGVTDMWWYDSARADELRAAGQLR; via the coding sequence ATGCGTCCCACCGCCCCGGCCGCCGCCCTTCTTGCGGCACTGACTGCCGCGCTTCCCGCCGCCGCGCAGGAGGTGCAGACGGCCGAGGGCGTCATCACCTCGCACGGGATCTCGACCTTCGAGGATGTGCCGATGCCGGCCGATTACCCGAATCTGGCTTATGTAAATCCCGACGCGCCCAAGGGCGGAGAGCTGTCGCAGCATGGGATTGGCACCTTCGACAGCTACAATCCCTTCACCTTTCGCGGGCGGGCGACGGCACCTTCGACGATGATGCTGGAACGGCTGATGGAGCCGGTGCTGGACGACCCGCATGCCCGCTACTGCCTTCTGTGCGAGACCATCGAGTATCCCGAAAGTCGTGACTGGGTGATCTTCAACCTGCGCCCCGAGGCGCGGTTCAGCGACGGCACGCCCCTGACCGCCCATGACGTGCTGTTCACCTATCAGACCCTGATCGAGAAGGGCTTCCCCTCCTATGCCGAGGCGATCAAGCGCATGGTCGCCAGTGCCGAGGTGCTGGACGATCACCGCATCCGGTTCGATTTCACCCCCGAGGCGCCGCGCCGCGACAGCATCGGGCAGATGGGCGCGCAGATCGTCTTTTCGCAGGCCGATTTCGAGGCGAACGACCGCGATCTGACCCAGACCAGCAATGTCCCGTTCCTAGGGTCGGGGCCCTATATGTTCGACCGGGCCGATTTCGGTCGGTCGATCACCATGCGGCGCAATCCGGATTACTGGGGCCGCGATCTGCCGATCAAGCAGGGCCGGCACAACTTCGACCTGCTGCGGTTCGAATATTTCAGCGATTTCGATGCCGCGTTCGAGGCGTTCAAGGCCGGCATCTATACCTTCCGGGTCGAGCCGTCCGAGCAGATCTGGTCCACCGGGTACGATTTTCCGGCCTTCACCGCGGGGGCCGTCGTCAAGGAGGAGATCCCGGACGGCGTGGTGGCCACCGGCGATGCCTGGGTCTTCAACCTGCGCCAGCCAAAGTTCCAGGACATCCGCGTGCGCGAGGCCATCGGGCTGATGTTCAATTTCGAATGGTCCAACGACGCGCTGTTCTATGGCATGAACACCCGGCTGGACAGTTTCTGGGACAACAGCGACCTGAAGGCCGAAGGTCCGCCCAGCCCCGAGGAACTGGCGCTGCTGACCCCCGTGGCGGGTGACCTGCCCGAGACCGTGCTGACCGACGACGCGGTGACATCGCCTGCATCGGGCGAGCGGCAGCTGGACCGCGCCAATTCGCGCCGTGCGGCGCAACTGCTGGACGAGGCGGGCTGGACCACCGGCAGTGACGGGATGCGGCGCAACGAGGCGGGCCAGACCTTGCAGGTGCAGTTCCTGGACCATAACCAGAGCTTCGACCGCATCGTGAACCCCTTTGTCGAGAACCTGCGCGCCATCGGCGTCGATGCGGTCCTGACGCGCGTCGATCCGTCCGAGCTGACCACCCGCACCCGCAGCCATGATTTCGACATCGTGCGCGAGTCGCTGGGCAACGGATATTCCGTGGGGGGCGGCACGTCGCAGGCCTTCGGGTCCGAGTTCAAGGACGATGTCTTCAACCCGATGGGGCTGGCCAACCCGGCCATCGACGCGCTGATCGAGAACGCCTCGGCCGCCGTCACCGACGCCGAGAACCGCGTGGGCATCGCCGCGCTGGACCGGGCGCTGCGCAGCCTGCGCTTCTGGATTCCGCAATGGTACCGCCCTTACCACACGGTCGCCTACTGGGACGTCTATGACCGCCCCGAGACGCTGCCGCCCTATGGGCTGGGGGTGACGGACATGTGGTGGTACGACAGCGCCCGCGCCGACGAGCTGCGCGCCGCGGGCCAGCTGCGCTGA
- a CDS encoding c-type cytochrome, with protein MFNTMTLTKAAGAFIGALLFLMLANWAASGLFSVGHGGGHGEDEITQAYSIPVPEAADSSGVEEEQIDFAALMASADAAAGEREWAKCRSCHALDGSDGVGPHLNGVVDRAVASIAGFNYSGAMVDHVAEDPVWNYEALQLFIENPRGEVSGTAMSFAGIRDPQARANLIAFLEANP; from the coding sequence ATGTTCAACACCATGACCCTGACAAAGGCAGCCGGCGCCTTCATCGGCGCGCTGCTGTTTCTGATGTTGGCCAACTGGGCTGCCAGTGGCCTGTTCTCTGTCGGGCACGGGGGCGGACATGGCGAGGACGAGATCACGCAGGCCTATTCGATCCCGGTGCCCGAAGCCGCCGACAGCAGCGGCGTCGAGGAGGAGCAGATCGACTTCGCCGCGCTGATGGCCTCGGCCGATGCGGCGGCGGGCGAGCGGGAATGGGCCAAGTGCCGGTCCTGCCACGCGCTGGACGGCAGCGACGGCGTCGGCCCGCACCTGAACGGGGTCGTGGACCGCGCGGTCGCCAGCATCGCGGGCTTCAACTATTCGGGCGCGATGGTCGATCACGTGGCCGAGGACCCGGTCTGGAACTACGAGGCGCTGCAGCTGTTCATCGAGAACCCGCGCGGCGAGGTGTCGGGCACGGCGATGAGCTTCGCGGGCATCCGCGATCCGCAGGCCCGCGCCAACCTGATCGCCTTCCTGGAAGCCAACCCGTAA
- a CDS encoding prephenate dehydratase — MTNRIAFQGEPGAYSHEACRMARPHMEALPCRTFEDVIEAVRANEADLAMLPVENSTYGRVADIHHLLPESGLRIIDEAFVRVHISLLAVPGTRLDQVTDAMSHTVLLGQCRGFLRDHGIRAQTGADTAGSAKEVAARGNPSLAALAAPLAGKIYGLERLADRIEDRQNNTTRFLIMSRQPDVSRRSERMLTSFVFRVRNIPAALYKAMGGFATNGVNMTKLESYMVDGVFTATQFYADIEGHPEDANVARALEELGYFTSSLDVLGVYPADPLRETQRQAAFAN; from the coding sequence ATCACGAACCGCATCGCCTTCCAAGGCGAACCCGGCGCCTACAGCCACGAAGCCTGCCGCATGGCCCGCCCCCATATGGAGGCCCTGCCCTGCCGCACCTTCGAGGACGTGATCGAGGCCGTGCGCGCGAACGAGGCCGATCTGGCGATGCTGCCGGTCGAGAACTCGACCTATGGCCGGGTCGCGGATATCCATCATTTGCTGCCTGAATCGGGCCTGCGGATCATCGATGAGGCCTTCGTGCGGGTCCATATCAGCCTGCTTGCCGTGCCCGGCACGCGGCTGGATCAGGTCACCGACGCGATGAGCCACACGGTCCTTCTGGGCCAGTGCCGGGGCTTCCTGCGCGACCACGGCATCCGCGCCCAGACCGGCGCCGACACCGCCGGATCCGCCAAGGAGGTCGCCGCGCGCGGCAATCCGTCGCTGGCCGCCCTGGCCGCCCCGCTGGCCGGCAAGATCTATGGTCTGGAGCGTCTGGCCGACCGGATCGAGGACCGCCAGAACAACACGACGCGCTTCCTCATCATGTCGCGCCAGCCCGATGTCAGCCGCCGGTCCGAGCGGATGCTGACCAGCTTCGTCTTCCGGGTGCGCAACATTCCGGCGGCGCTCTACAAGGCGATGGGGGGATTCGCGACGAACGGGGTGAACATGACCAAGCTGGAAAGCTACATGGTCGACGGCGTCTTCACCGCCACCCAGTTCTACGCCGACATCGAGGGCCATCCCGAGGATGCCAATGTCGCGCGCGCGCTGGAAGAGCTGGGCTACTTCACGTCCAGCCTCGACGTGCTGGGGGTCTATCCGGCCGATCCGCTGCGCGAGACGCAGCGACAGGCGGCCTTCGCCAATTGA
- a CDS encoding HAD family hydrolase, with translation MTPLHSAQARFDAVIFDLDGTLLATERMVIETGEAALLRMGRPAPDGLLASLVGIDEPTSRGILRGHLGEDFDFARLDHLWAEALIERRDRDGIPLRPHVRDLLDILRAAGMPFAIATSSTAAQAREKLAAAGLTDSFDIVVTRSDVPLPKPAPDVYLLAARRLGIAPDRCLAFEDSDVGAIAARAAGMIVVQVPDMVPLSGKHADYLASDLIAGARGIGLLAA, from the coding sequence GTGACCCCGCTGCACTCTGCCCAAGCCCGCTTCGACGCCGTGATTTTCGATCTGGACGGCACGCTGCTGGCCACCGAACGCATGGTCATCGAGACCGGAGAGGCCGCGCTGCTGCGCATGGGCCGCCCGGCGCCCGACGGCCTTCTGGCCTCGCTGGTGGGGATCGACGAGCCGACCTCGCGCGGGATCCTGCGCGGCCATCTGGGCGAGGATTTCGACTTCGCGCGGCTGGACCACCTCTGGGCCGAGGCGCTGATCGAACGCCGCGACCGCGACGGCATCCCGCTGCGCCCCCATGTCCGCGACCTGCTGGACATCCTGCGCGCGGCCGGCATGCCCTTTGCCATCGCCACCTCCAGCACCGCCGCGCAGGCGCGGGAAAAGCTGGCCGCCGCCGGGCTGACCGACAGCTTCGACATCGTGGTGACGCGCAGCGACGTGCCTTTGCCCAAGCCCGCCCCCGACGTCTACCTGCTGGCCGCCCGCCGATTGGGCATCGCGCCCGACCGCTGCCTGGCCTTCGAGGACAGCGACGTGGGCGCGATCGCGGCCCGCGCGGCCGGGATGATCGTCGTGCAGGTTCCCGACATGGTGCCCCTGTCGGGGAAGCATGCGGATTATCTGGCCAGCGACCTGATCGCGGGCGCGCGCGGCATCGGGCTCTTGGCCGCGTAG
- a CDS encoding DNA polymerase III subunit gamma/tau, producing MTDTPPAYQVLARKYRPETFADLVGQDAMVRTLTNAFAADRIAQAFVMTGIRGTGKTTTARIIAKGMNCIGPDGEGGPTTEPCGVCEHCVAIAEGRHVDVMEMDAASRTGVGDIREIIESVHYRAASARYKIYIIDEVHMLSTSAFNALLKTLEEPPPHVKFIFATTEIRKVPVTVLSRCQRFDLRRIEPEVMIALLNRIAAAEGATITEDALALITRAAEGSARDATSLLDQSISHGAGETTAEQVRAMLGLADRGRVIDLFEMILRGDAASALTELQSQYADGADPVAVLRDLAEVTHWISVVKITPGALDDPTISPDERMRGSDLAERLPMRVLSRMWQLLLKSLEEVSAAPNAMMAAEMAVIRLTHVADLPDPEALIRRVQQAQTAGEFTRGPAVQGAAPQMAPQARLARPAPQVQVQPSGAATALAIAPDVLAGYPDFDAVIELITRMRDMTLLVLVERHLSLVRYSPGRIEFRPQGNPPADFAQRLAERLRGWTGGRRWAVTVTNTEGAPTIAETREAEGRAARDRALTLPIVQQVLAAFPGATLTRVTRVPAPAPVEDLAEGAANPHDETQGPVAEVEEWDPFEDED from the coding sequence ATGACCGACACCCCACCCGCCTATCAGGTTCTGGCCCGGAAATACCGGCCCGAGACGTTCGCCGATCTGGTCGGGCAGGACGCGATGGTGCGCACGCTGACGAACGCCTTCGCCGCGGACCGCATCGCGCAGGCCTTTGTGATGACCGGCATCCGCGGCACCGGCAAGACCACCACCGCCCGCATCATCGCCAAGGGCATGAACTGCATCGGCCCCGATGGCGAAGGCGGCCCCACGACCGAACCCTGCGGGGTCTGCGAACATTGCGTGGCCATCGCCGAAGGCCGCCATGTCGACGTGATGGAGATGGACGCCGCCTCGCGCACTGGCGTGGGCGACATCCGCGAGATCATCGAATCGGTGCATTACCGGGCGGCCAGCGCGCGCTACAAGATCTACATCATCGACGAGGTCCACATGCTGTCCACCAGCGCGTTCAACGCGCTGCTGAAGACGCTGGAGGAACCGCCGCCCCATGTGAAGTTCATCTTCGCCACCACGGAAATCCGCAAGGTGCCGGTCACCGTCCTGTCGCGCTGTCAGCGCTTCGACCTGCGCCGGATCGAGCCCGAGGTGATGATTGCGCTGCTGAACCGCATCGCCGCCGCCGAAGGCGCCACAATCACCGAGGATGCGCTGGCCCTGATCACCCGCGCCGCCGAAGGCTCGGCCCGCGACGCGACCTCGCTCCTCGACCAGTCGATCAGCCACGGCGCGGGCGAAACCACCGCCGAGCAGGTCCGCGCCATGCTGGGCCTGGCCGACCGGGGCCGGGTCATCGACCTGTTCGAGATGATCCTGCGCGGCGATGCCGCCAGCGCGCTCACGGAACTGCAGTCCCAATATGCCGACGGCGCCGATCCGGTCGCCGTTTTGCGCGATCTGGCCGAGGTCACGCATTGGATCTCGGTCGTCAAGATCACGCCCGGCGCGCTGGACGATCCCACGATCTCGCCCGACGAACGCATGCGCGGCAGCGATCTGGCCGAGCGCCTGCCGATGCGGGTGCTGTCGCGGATGTGGCAGCTGCTGCTGAAGTCGCTGGAGGAGGTCTCGGCCGCCCCCAATGCGATGATGGCCGCCGAGATGGCGGTGATCCGCCTGACCCATGTGGCCGACCTGCCCGACCCCGAGGCGCTGATCCGCCGCGTCCAGCAGGCCCAGACCGCCGGCGAATTCACCCGCGGCCCCGCGGTCCAGGGGGCCGCCCCTCAGATGGCCCCGCAGGCCCGCCTGGCCCGGCCCGCGCCGCAGGTGCAGGTCCAGCCCTCGGGCGCGGCGACCGCGCTGGCGATCGCGCCGGACGTGCTGGCCGGCTATCCCGATTTCGACGCCGTGATCGAGCTGATCACCCGCATGCGCGACATGACGCTGCTGGTGCTGGTCGAACGCCACCTGTCGCTGGTCCGCTACAGCCCCGGCCGGATCGAGTTCCGGCCGCAGGGCAACCCCCCCGCCGATTTCGCGCAGCGTCTGGCCGAACGGCTGCGCGGCTGGACGGGCGGGCGGAGGTGGGCGGTCACCGTGACCAATACCGAGGGCGCCCCCACCATCGCCGAGACGCGCGAGGCCGAAGGCCGTGCCGCCCGCGACCGCGCCCTGACGCTGCCGATCGTGCAGCAGGTGCTGGCGGCCTTTCCGGGCGCCACCCTGACGCGGGTCACCCGCGTTCCCGCCCCCGCGCCGGTCGAGGACCTGGCCGAGGGCGCGGCCAACCCGCATGATGAAACCCAGGGTCCCGTGGCCGAGGTCGAGGAATGGGATCCGTTCGAAGATGAGGACTAA
- a CDS encoding YbaB/EbfC family nucleoid-associated protein: MIKGLGGFGDMAKMMKTAKDMQDKMAQVQEDLARITVTGESGAGLVKATCTAKGELTALEIDPSIFVPSEKEVVEDLILAAIKEAQRAAEDRMQSEMARMTEGLGLPPGMKLPF; this comes from the coding sequence ATGATCAAGGGATTGGGCGGCTTTGGCGACATGGCCAAGATGATGAAGACCGCCAAGGACATGCAGGACAAGATGGCGCAGGTCCAGGAGGATCTGGCCCGCATCACTGTCACCGGCGAATCCGGCGCCGGCCTCGTCAAGGCCACCTGCACCGCCAAGGGCGAGCTGACCGCGCTCGAGATCGACCCCTCGATCTTCGTGCCCTCCGAAAAGGAGGTGGTCGAGGACCTGATCCTGGCCGCCATCAAGGAGGCGCAGCGCGCCGCCGAGGACCGCATGCAGTCCGAGATGGCGCGCATGACAGAGGGGCTGGGCCTGCCGCCCGGCATGAAGCTTCCCTTCTGA
- the recR gene encoding recombination mediator RecR: MSSTDPSAQGGDDIQALIALMARLPGLGPRSARRIVLQLVRKRSQQMVQLAQLLDRVAQNSRECVTCGNITDRDDCAICTDPARATGEICVVQDVADLWALERGRAFRGRYHVLGGTLSALDDVGPEDLGIPALLARIEDERISEVILALNATVDGQTTAHYIADALEGAPVAVTGLAQGVPIGGELDYLDDGTITAALRARRKF; encoded by the coding sequence GTGTCCTCCACGGACCCCTCGGCCCAGGGCGGCGACGACATCCAAGCCCTGATCGCGCTGATGGCGCGGTTGCCGGGCCTGGGGCCGCGCTCGGCCCGGCGCATCGTGCTGCAGCTGGTGCGCAAGCGCAGCCAGCAGATGGTGCAGCTGGCCCAGTTGCTGGACCGGGTGGCGCAGAACTCGCGCGAATGCGTGACCTGCGGCAATATCACCGACCGCGACGACTGCGCCATCTGCACCGACCCCGCCCGCGCCACCGGAGAGATCTGCGTCGTGCAGGACGTGGCGGACCTCTGGGCGCTGGAACGGGGCCGGGCCTTCCGGGGCCGCTATCACGTGCTGGGCGGCACCCTGTCGGCGCTGGACGATGTCGGCCCCGAGGATCTGGGCATCCCCGCCCTGCTGGCCCGCATCGAGGACGAGCGCATCTCCGAGGTGATCCTGGCCCTGAACGCCACCGTCGACGGCCAGACCACCGCGCATTACATCGCCGACGCGCTCGAGGGCGCGCCCGTCGCCGTCACCGGCCTGGCCCAGGGCGTCCCCATCGGCGGAGAGCTGGACTATCTCGACGACGGCACCATCACCGCCGCCCTCCGTGCCCGCCGCAAGTTTTGA
- a CDS encoding Hsp20 family protein — translation MRNFDLTPLYRASVGFDRLADVMDRAMSADIATTTYPPYNIEKTGEDAYRISIAVAGFAADDLNVEIRDGAVIVSARKTDEEDGRTYLHRGIATRSFERKFTLADHVRVDGASHADGMLHIDLVREIPEALKPRRIEIAKSAPKVERLDA, via the coding sequence ATGCGCAATTTCGACCTGACCCCGCTTTACCGTGCCTCGGTCGGCTTCGACCGGCTGGCCGACGTGATGGACCGCGCCATGAGCGCCGACATCGCCACCACGACCTATCCCCCCTACAACATCGAGAAGACGGGCGAAGACGCCTATCGCATCTCGATCGCCGTGGCGGGCTTTGCCGCGGACGATTTGAATGTCGAGATCCGCGACGGTGCGGTGATCGTCTCGGCCCGCAAGACCGACGAGGAGGATGGCCGCACCTATCTGCATCGCGGCATCGCCACCCGCAGCTTCGAGCGCAAGTTCACCCTGGCCGACCATGTCCGCGTCGATGGCGCCAGCCATGCCGACGGGATGCTGCATATCGACCTGGTCCGCGAGATCCCCGAGGCGCTGAAGCCCCGCCGGATCGAGATCGCCAAGTCGGCGCCGAAGGTCGAGCGTCTGGACGCCTGA
- the glcF gene encoding glycolate oxidase subunit GlcF: MQTHFSPEQLTDPLTARSNKILRTCVHCGFCTATCPTYQVLGDELDSPRGRIYLIKDMLEAGRPADAKTVKHIDRCLGCLSCMTTCPSGVHYGHLLEHAREHIEATYRRPFTDRALRGVLKFVLPHPTRFRLALLGAKIARPFARLMPDKRLRAMLSMAPASIPPVSRNDDGQTFPAHGPCRARVVLMIGCAQRALNTDINDATIRLLQRAGVEVVIPQAFGCCGALTLHMGDEADGKTRARDSIRRLLAAEEGGALDAVIINTSGCGTTIKDYGHLFAGDPMEAEARRVAGLARDVTEFLASLGLPERVGDRGAGMRVAYHSACSLQHGQQIRSAPKDLLAGMGFKVLEPTDPHLCCGSAGTYNLLQPELSSELKARKVATLEATAPQMIAAGNVGCMMQIGGGTSVPVVHTVELLDWATGGPRPAALADLFTDA; the protein is encoded by the coding sequence ATGCAGACCCATTTCTCGCCCGAGCAGCTTACCGATCCGCTGACCGCGCGGTCGAACAAGATCCTGCGGACCTGCGTGCATTGCGGCTTCTGCACGGCGACCTGCCCGACCTATCAGGTGCTGGGGGACGAGCTGGACAGCCCTCGCGGCCGCATCTACCTGATCAAGGACATGCTGGAGGCGGGCCGCCCCGCCGATGCCAAGACGGTCAAGCATATCGACCGCTGCCTGGGCTGCCTGTCCTGCATGACGACCTGCCCCTCGGGCGTGCATTACGGCCATCTGCTGGAACATGCGCGCGAGCATATCGAGGCCACCTATCGCCGCCCCTTCACCGACCGGGCGCTGCGCGGGGTGCTGAAATTCGTGCTGCCGCATCCGACCCGCTTCCGGCTGGCGCTGCTGGGGGCCAAGATCGCGCGGCCCTTCGCGCGGCTGATGCCGGACAAGCGGCTGCGCGCGATGCTGAGCATGGCACCGGCCAGCATCCCACCGGTCAGCCGCAACGATGACGGGCAGACCTTTCCTGCCCACGGCCCGTGCCGGGCGCGGGTGGTGCTGATGATCGGCTGCGCGCAGCGGGCGCTGAACACCGACATCAACGACGCCACCATCCGCCTGCTGCAGCGCGCGGGCGTCGAGGTGGTCATCCCGCAGGCCTTCGGCTGCTGTGGCGCGCTGACCCTGCACATGGGCGACGAGGCCGATGGCAAGACGCGCGCCCGCGACAGCATCCGACGCTTGCTGGCCGCCGAAGAGGGGGGCGCGCTGGACGCGGTGATCATCAACACCTCGGGCTGCGGCACGACGATCAAGGATTACGGGCACCTCTTCGCGGGCGACCCGATGGAGGCCGAGGCCAGGCGGGTGGCGGGCCTGGCCCGCGACGTGACCGAGTTCCTGGCGAGTTTGGGCCTGCCCGAGCGGGTGGGCGATCGGGGCGCGGGGATGCGGGTGGCCTATCACTCGGCCTGCTCGCTCCAGCACGGCCAGCAGATCCGCTCGGCCCCCAAGGACCTGCTGGCGGGGATGGGCTTCAAGGTTCTGGAGCCCACCGATCCGCATCTGTGCTGCGGATCCGCCGGGACCTACAACCTGCTGCAGCCCGAGCTGTCCTCGGAACTGAAGGCCCGCAAGGTCGCGACGCTGGAGGCGACGGCGCCGCAGATGATCGCCGCCGGAAATGTCGGCTGCATGATGCAGATCGGCGGCGGCACGTCCGTCCCCGTCGTCCACACGGTCGAGCTGCTGGACTGGGCCACCGGGGGGCCGCGCCCCGCCGCGCTGGCGGATCTGTTCACGGATGCGTGA